In one Meiothermus sp. QL-1 genomic region, the following are encoded:
- the thrS gene encoding threonine--tRNA ligase, whose amino-acid sequence MNAVLPDGRMLELSPGATALDVARSVGPGLAKAAVGAIVNGELYDLLKPLPNGASVRILTEKDPEFAQLFRHTLAHVMAQAVRELYAERGHRPEEVRLAIGPVIENGFYYDLEAPTPVREEDLPLIEEKMRRILAADLPLRRFVLPRAEALKRYQGIDPYKTELIEELPEDEEISFYQQGSEEYGFTDLCRGPHVPSTGRIPPHFKLTGIAGAYWRGDSSRPMLQRIYGIAFRTKEELEHYLWQQEEAKKRDHRKLGRELELFLLDPMVGKGLPIWLPKGNVLREQLIAFMREEQVRRGYHLVATPHIGSIELYKTSGHFPYYAESQFPLMDLAERNEHEQYLLKPMNCPHHIRIYAHKPRSYRELPLRLAEFGTVYRYELSGELNGLTRVRGFTQDDAHIFCTPEQVKGEFLGVLELVLKVFSTLGLTHYRARVGVREPGSDKYVGREEVWQQAEGQIIEACEEAGLAYTVEPGDAAFYGPKLDFVVRDVLGREWQLGTIQVDYNLPERFQLTYTGPDGAEHRPVMIHRAPFGSLERFIGILIEHFGGDFPLWLAPVQAVVVPIADRHHPYALQVAEVLRQAGFRVEVDTRSERMNAKVRDAELQKIPLILVVGDKEVETGTVNLRERHVATQRVLGLEALVEEMRARLEARR is encoded by the coding sequence ATGAATGCAGTGTTGCCCGACGGACGGATGCTGGAACTCTCCCCTGGCGCTACCGCCCTGGACGTGGCCCGCTCGGTGGGGCCGGGGCTGGCCAAGGCTGCGGTGGGCGCCATCGTCAACGGCGAGCTTTACGACCTGCTCAAGCCCCTGCCCAACGGGGCCAGCGTGCGCATCCTGACCGAGAAGGACCCCGAGTTCGCCCAGCTTTTCCGTCACACCCTGGCCCACGTGATGGCCCAGGCGGTGCGGGAGCTCTACGCCGAGCGGGGCCACCGGCCCGAGGAGGTGCGGCTTGCCATTGGCCCGGTTATCGAAAACGGCTTCTACTACGACCTCGAGGCCCCCACCCCGGTGCGCGAGGAGGACCTCCCCCTGATTGAGGAGAAGATGCGCCGGATTCTTGCGGCCGACCTGCCCCTGCGCCGCTTCGTGCTCCCCCGGGCCGAGGCCCTGAAGCGCTACCAGGGCATAGACCCCTACAAGACCGAGCTCATCGAGGAGCTGCCCGAGGACGAGGAGATTAGCTTCTACCAGCAGGGCAGCGAGGAGTATGGCTTCACCGACCTCTGCCGGGGCCCCCACGTGCCGAGCACCGGGCGCATCCCCCCACACTTCAAGCTGACCGGCATCGCCGGGGCCTACTGGCGGGGGGACTCGAGCCGCCCCATGCTCCAGCGCATCTACGGCATCGCTTTTCGCACCAAGGAAGAGCTGGAGCACTACCTTTGGCAGCAGGAGGAGGCCAAAAAGCGCGACCACCGCAAGCTAGGACGGGAGCTGGAGCTCTTCTTGCTCGACCCTATGGTGGGCAAGGGTCTGCCTATCTGGCTACCCAAGGGCAACGTGCTGCGGGAGCAGCTTATCGCCTTTATGCGCGAGGAGCAGGTCCGCCGGGGCTACCACCTGGTCGCCACCCCCCACATCGGGAGCATCGAGCTTTACAAGACCAGCGGCCACTTCCCCTACTACGCCGAAAGCCAGTTCCCCCTCATGGACCTGGCCGAGCGCAACGAGCACGAGCAGTACCTGCTCAAACCCATGAACTGCCCCCACCACATCCGCATCTACGCCCACAAGCCCCGCTCCTACCGCGAGCTGCCCCTCAGGCTGGCCGAGTTCGGCACCGTCTACCGCTACGAGCTTTCGGGCGAGCTCAACGGCCTCACCCGGGTGCGCGGCTTTACCCAGGACGACGCCCACATCTTCTGCACCCCCGAGCAGGTCAAAGGAGAGTTCTTGGGGGTGCTCGAGCTGGTGCTGAAGGTCTTTTCCACCCTGGGCCTTACCCACTACCGGGCCCGGGTAGGGGTGCGGGAGCCGGGCTCGGATAAGTACGTGGGCCGGGAAGAGGTCTGGCAGCAAGCAGAAGGGCAAATCATCGAGGCCTGCGAGGAGGCCGGGCTCGCCTACACCGTAGAACCTGGGGACGCGGCCTTCTACGGCCCCAAGCTGGACTTCGTGGTGCGCGACGTCCTGGGGCGGGAGTGGCAGCTCGGCACCATCCAGGTGGACTACAACCTGCCTGAGCGTTTCCAGCTCACCTACACCGGACCCGACGGGGCCGAGCACCGCCCCGTAATGATCCACCGGGCCCCCTTCGGCTCGCTGGAGCGCTTCATCGGCATCCTCATCGAGCACTTCGGGGGCGACTTCCCCCTCTGGCTGGCCCCGGTGCAGGCGGTGGTGGTGCCCATCGCCGACCGGCACCATCCCTACGCCCTGCAGGTGGCCGAGGTCCTCCGGCAGGCAGGCTTCCGGGTGGAGGTGGACACCCGCTCCGAACGCATGAACGCCAAAGTGCGCGACGCCGAGCTGCAGAAAATCCCCCTCATCCTGGTGGTGGGGGACAAGGAGGTCGAGACCGGCACGGTGAACCTCCGGGAACGGCATGTGGCCACCCAGCGGGTCCTTGGGCTCGAGGCCCTGGTGGAGGAGATGCGCGCCCGGCTCGAGGCCAGGCGCTAA
- a CDS encoding MFS transporter → MLNGWLVMLGDAFFNGSIVLASFAAKLGAANWVVGLLPSLLTAGSMVPQVFIAPYVARLPVKVTLYRRMASLRVASLGMVALGGFFLGHKPELLLWVFVVGLGLNGFFTGFSSLPFWETVAKTIPMERRAALFSMRNLVGGGLAFLAGFVVRQVLELPLPFPYPYAILFTLGTLAFAYGWHLFGQIEEPPDRHVRPERISLGLPFRDFYFRRFLRVRVLLALAGMVEPFYAAYAVRNLGHKGEIGLYLMVYTLASVLSNLFWIRLSRRFGSRSLILVGAALGALTPPLALLLPPSSFWLVFALQGVYLSAIGVGTATYLVNLAPTEARSSYIGLSNTIVGLLSFSPVLGGLLADQVGYAGPMLVAALGYAWALYAGRRLKLLEAI, encoded by the coding sequence ATGCTCAATGGCTGGCTGGTGATGCTGGGGGACGCTTTTTTCAACGGCTCGATTGTGCTGGCCTCCTTTGCTGCCAAGCTGGGAGCGGCCAACTGGGTGGTGGGGCTTCTGCCCTCCCTGCTTACTGCGGGCTCCATGGTGCCCCAGGTTTTCATCGCCCCCTACGTGGCCCGCCTGCCGGTTAAGGTCACGCTTTACCGACGGATGGCCTCCTTGCGCGTGGCCAGCCTGGGCATGGTGGCCCTAGGCGGGTTTTTCCTCGGGCACAAGCCCGAGCTGCTGCTTTGGGTTTTCGTCGTTGGGCTGGGGCTCAACGGCTTCTTCACCGGTTTTTCCAGCCTGCCCTTTTGGGAAACCGTGGCCAAGACCATCCCCATGGAACGCCGGGCCGCCCTTTTCTCCATGCGCAACCTGGTGGGCGGGGGCCTGGCCTTCCTGGCCGGCTTCGTGGTGCGGCAGGTGCTCGAGCTGCCCCTGCCCTTTCCCTACCCCTACGCCATCCTCTTCACCCTGGGCACCCTGGCTTTCGCCTACGGCTGGCACCTGTTCGGCCAGATTGAGGAACCCCCTGACCGGCACGTCCGCCCCGAGCGAATCTCACTTGGCCTGCCCTTTCGCGACTTTTACTTCCGCCGCTTCCTCAGGGTGCGGGTCCTGCTGGCCCTGGCCGGCATGGTCGAGCCCTTCTACGCCGCCTACGCGGTGCGAAACCTTGGGCATAAGGGGGAGATTGGGCTCTACCTGATGGTCTACACCCTGGCCTCGGTGCTCTCCAACCTGTTTTGGATACGCCTATCCCGCCGCTTCGGCTCGCGCAGCCTTATCCTGGTGGGAGCAGCCCTGGGGGCCCTGACCCCGCCGCTGGCCCTGCTCCTGCCTCCAAGCAGCTTCTGGCTGGTCTTTGCCCTGCAAGGGGTCTACCTCTCGGCCATCGGGGTGGGCACCGCCACCTATCTGGTCAACCTGGCCCCCACTGAGGCCCGCAGCTCGTACATCGGCCTCTCAAACACCATTGTGGGGTTGCTCTCCTTCTCGCCGGTGCTCGGCGGTCTCCTGGCCGACCAGGTGGGCTACGCAGGGCCCATGCTGGTGGCCGCGCTGGGCTATGCCTGGGCCCTTTATGCCGGGCGACGCTTGAAGCTGCTGGAGGCCATTTGA
- a CDS encoding S8 family serine peptidase → MWRWLWLLLLAGCASPAWEPGVAPFVPAEVVLEGTQGALVLRVGTHVAWRLTPLDDWLTASPASGLGPRTVALSARFAREIEEQPEIRGTLLLSGDVQARIVVRLPLVRVEGRVEEGSPAPQAWSPAGPRTEPPSGPAGEVLVKYRTSPPVLPQGVQVLAHDRINRLTKLKAAEPQALLERLRSDPGVAWAEPNGQVQVQGEPTDQYYPEQWYLRATGARFAYLQSYSTPVTVAVVDTGVRYDHPDLAGRLWRPGEGAYDFVGDGAQPCDEPQGDAGDPDPTDPCDQVAQTGGSHGTHVTGIIVANSGSFTPPCPTCSSSGIVGMAYNAPVKVLPLRVLGPRGSGTFENVALAIRYAAGIPVEKGGRLLINPRPAQVINLSLGSLVYSQAMCEAVAEAVDRGVLVVAAAGNFQREQPGRPVYPAACPGAIAVAATDRDNRVAPYSQQNSAVGMAAPGGNTGGGILSTTWDYTSGLPNYSFYIGTSQATPQVAAALAMLMAAGRSPTEAWTLLRENATDLGPPGRDDAYGYGFLNLPAAFGWVLPRGGFLVDFRGPMERLVPAPTGAFSTYLLPGSYTLRACRDDSGNGLCDPNEPWLAREVQVSGRGPLELGTLVLP, encoded by the coding sequence GTGTGGCGCTGGCTCTGGTTGCTGCTGCTGGCGGGTTGCGCGTCGCCGGCCTGGGAGCCTGGGGTGGCCCCGTTCGTTCCGGCCGAGGTGGTGCTGGAGGGCACCCAGGGTGCCCTGGTGCTGCGGGTGGGCACCCATGTGGCCTGGCGGCTGACGCCGCTGGACGACTGGCTCACGGCCAGCCCGGCCAGCGGGCTGGGCCCCAGGACGGTGGCCCTGAGCGCCCGCTTTGCTAGAGAAATCGAGGAGCAGCCCGAGATTCGGGGAACCCTGCTGCTCTCAGGCGATGTCCAGGCCCGTATTGTGGTGCGCCTGCCGCTGGTACGGGTGGAGGGACGGGTGGAGGAGGGAAGCCCAGCGCCGCAGGCCTGGTCCCCGGCCGGCCCCAGGACCGAGCCGCCTTCCGGCCCCGCCGGCGAGGTCCTGGTCAAGTACCGCACCAGCCCACCGGTGCTGCCCCAGGGGGTGCAGGTGCTGGCCCACGACCGCATCAACCGCCTTACCAAGCTCAAAGCGGCCGAACCCCAGGCCCTCCTGGAGCGCCTGCGCTCGGACCCTGGCGTGGCCTGGGCCGAGCCCAACGGCCAGGTCCAGGTCCAGGGAGAGCCCACCGACCAGTACTACCCCGAGCAGTGGTACCTGCGTGCGACCGGGGCCCGCTTCGCTTACCTGCAGTCCTACAGCACCCCGGTTACTGTGGCGGTGGTGGACACCGGGGTGCGCTACGACCACCCCGACCTGGCTGGGCGGCTCTGGCGGCCGGGTGAGGGGGCTTATGACTTTGTGGGGGATGGCGCCCAGCCCTGCGATGAGCCGCAAGGGGATGCAGGCGACCCCGACCCCACCGACCCCTGCGACCAGGTTGCCCAGACCGGGGGCAGCCACGGTACCCACGTGACCGGTATTATCGTGGCCAACAGCGGCAGCTTTACTCCGCCCTGCCCCACCTGCTCCTCCTCGGGCATCGTGGGTATGGCCTACAATGCCCCGGTCAAGGTGCTGCCCCTGCGGGTGCTGGGTCCCCGGGGGAGCGGCACTTTCGAGAACGTGGCGCTGGCCATCCGCTATGCGGCGGGCATTCCGGTGGAGAAGGGGGGGCGGCTTCTGATTAACCCCCGTCCTGCCCAGGTCATCAACCTCTCGCTGGGCTCGCTGGTCTACTCCCAGGCCATGTGCGAAGCGGTGGCCGAGGCGGTGGACCGGGGGGTGCTGGTGGTGGCCGCGGCGGGCAACTTCCAGCGGGAACAGCCCGGAAGGCCGGTCTACCCGGCGGCCTGCCCCGGGGCCATCGCGGTGGCGGCCACCGACCGGGATAACCGGGTGGCCCCCTACAGCCAGCAGAACAGCGCGGTGGGTATGGCCGCTCCGGGGGGCAACACCGGGGGGGGTATTCTCTCCACCACCTGGGACTACACCAGCGGTCTGCCCAACTACAGCTTTTACATCGGCACCTCCCAGGCCACCCCCCAGGTGGCGGCTGCCCTGGCCATGCTGATGGCTGCGGGCCGGAGCCCCACGGAGGCTTGGACCCTTCTTAGAGAAAACGCCACCGACCTGGGCCCCCCAGGCCGGGACGACGCCTACGGCTACGGCTTCTTGAACCTACCGGCGGCCTTCGGCTGGGTCCTGCCCCGGGGGGGGTTCCTGGTGGACTTCCGGGGGCCCATGGAGCGCCTGGTTCCGGCGCCCACCGGGGCTTTTTCGACCTACCTGCTGCCGGGCTCCTACACCCTGAGGGCCTGCCGCGACGATTCCGGCAACGGTCTTTGCGACCCGAATGAGCCCTGGCTTGCCCGGGAGGTGCAGGTAAGCGGGCGGGGGCCGCTGGAGCTGGGCACCCTCGTCCTCCCGTAG
- a CDS encoding DNA translocase FtsK, with product MAKGKTKGEKGTQPLRADRRDLEALSLFLLGLAVLLAAAVYFGASLAGQLGHSLQQVLVGSLGYLAWLLPPWVALLGLWLLLERPLAGFFRATALGALAGFLTLPLAGAFGGSLGQRLHALLTGWLGSAGLLFPLLALSLVADLALRRPPGYLLARGVQRVVLAGRRLYGAYRCAQGASRLAGEVRALLKHYPEHKSLTGLLEDLEALRRTPVDGAALEGLERLLEEFRAERTRELKARLEAEPRTLESRLERLSAALATALHEGEELAQALEERRATLLLEIGALLHKVRTLTRQAEGALASEPPTVQSLLKALEAHHKRLAQWQKVEALAQELEKRVDGWLRWAEWLETAPKEAHPAGLRALLEKGLSAEPPAVSPPAEPLFDFDFVFPEPAKVGVASQPQPPTPSPQPPRTTALALPGLELLDPPDPPRLDPRALERITREQAELINRTLAHHGVEARVVGWSRGPTVTRFELEPAPGEKISRVQNLHNDLALALAAGSVRIEAPIPGKSVIGLEVPNAERELVRYSEAVQSPAFVRSKDTLPLVLGKSIDGEMWVRDLAKMPHLLIAGSTGSGKSVAVNTLIVSLLFRYLPTELRFLMIDPKMVELTPYEGIPHLVRPVVTNPADAAGVLLGAVAHMERRYRMMSQVGARNLEQFNQKMRAAGEPTLPYLVIVIDELADLMITAPKEVEQAILRLAQMARATGMHLILATQRPSVDILTSLIKVNIPARMAFAVSSGFDSRTILDTYGAERLVGQGDMLFHQPGLPKPVRLQGPFLSESEVHRIAAFLREQSFEDTFAAQYGSDFEGSSSLGGGSGGAGEVDFGDPLLKRAAEIVIEEGYASVSRLQRRLSVGHARAGKLVDALEAMGIVGPHQGSKPREVLITREQLAEYFGRD from the coding sequence ATGGCAAAGGGAAAAACCAAGGGAGAGAAAGGCACCCAACCCCTCCGGGCTGACCGGCGGGACCTCGAGGCCCTCTCGCTCTTCCTCCTGGGGCTGGCTGTTCTGCTGGCCGCCGCCGTCTACTTCGGCGCCAGCCTGGCCGGGCAGCTCGGCCACAGCCTCCAGCAGGTCTTGGTGGGCAGCCTGGGCTACCTGGCCTGGCTGCTGCCCCCCTGGGTGGCCCTGCTGGGCCTCTGGCTGCTGCTGGAGCGGCCGCTGGCCGGCTTCTTCCGCGCCACCGCCCTGGGCGCTTTGGCGGGGTTCCTGACCCTGCCCTTGGCAGGGGCCTTCGGCGGGAGCCTGGGCCAGCGGTTGCATGCTTTGCTGACCGGCTGGCTGGGAAGCGCGGGGCTTCTTTTTCCCCTGCTGGCCCTGAGCCTGGTGGCCGACCTGGCCCTACGCCGGCCCCCGGGCTACCTGCTGGCTCGAGGGGTGCAGCGGGTGGTGCTGGCCGGGCGCCGGCTGTACGGGGCCTACCGCTGCGCCCAGGGGGCCAGCCGGCTGGCGGGGGAGGTGCGCGCTCTGCTCAAGCACTACCCCGAACACAAAAGCCTCACCGGCCTTCTGGAAGACCTCGAGGCCCTGCGCCGCACCCCGGTGGACGGGGCGGCCCTGGAGGGCCTGGAGCGATTGCTGGAGGAGTTCCGCGCCGAACGAACCCGGGAGCTCAAAGCCAGGCTCGAGGCCGAGCCCCGGACCCTCGAGAGCCGCCTGGAACGCCTCTCCGCCGCGCTGGCCACCGCCTTGCATGAGGGGGAGGAGCTGGCCCAGGCCCTGGAGGAGCGCCGCGCAACGCTCTTGCTGGAGATAGGCGCTCTCCTACACAAAGTCCGCACCCTCACCCGCCAGGCCGAAGGGGCCCTGGCTTCGGAACCCCCCACGGTCCAGAGCCTCCTTAAAGCCCTGGAAGCGCACCACAAGCGGCTGGCCCAGTGGCAGAAGGTCGAAGCCCTGGCGCAGGAACTGGAAAAGCGGGTGGATGGCTGGCTGCGCTGGGCCGAGTGGTTGGAGACGGCCCCCAAAGAGGCCCACCCGGCGGGGCTGCGGGCTTTGCTGGAAAAGGGCCTCTCAGCCGAACCCCCTGCCGTTAGTCCCCCAGCCGAACCCCTTTTCGACTTCGACTTCGTCTTCCCTGAGCCTGCGAAGGTGGGGGTGGCCAGCCAACCCCAGCCCCCAACCCCCAGCCCCCAGCCCCCGCGCACCACTGCTCTGGCCCTCCCCGGCTTGGAGCTGCTCGACCCGCCCGACCCTCCCCGCCTCGACCCCAGGGCCCTGGAGCGCATCACCAGGGAGCAGGCCGAGCTTATCAACCGCACCCTGGCCCACCACGGGGTAGAAGCCCGGGTGGTGGGCTGGTCCCGGGGGCCCACCGTCACCCGGTTTGAGCTCGAGCCCGCCCCCGGCGAGAAAATCAGCCGGGTGCAGAACCTGCACAACGACCTGGCCCTGGCCCTGGCGGCAGGCTCGGTGCGCATCGAAGCGCCCATTCCCGGCAAGAGCGTGATTGGCCTGGAGGTGCCCAACGCCGAGCGCGAGCTGGTGCGCTACAGCGAGGCGGTGCAGAGTCCGGCCTTTGTCCGCAGCAAGGACACCCTCCCCCTGGTGCTGGGGAAGAGCATCGACGGGGAGATGTGGGTGAGGGACCTGGCAAAAATGCCCCATCTGCTCATCGCAGGCTCGACCGGCTCGGGCAAGTCGGTGGCGGTGAACACCCTCATCGTAAGCCTGCTGTTCAGGTACCTTCCCACCGAGCTGCGCTTCTTGATGATCGACCCCAAGATGGTCGAGCTCACCCCCTACGAGGGCATCCCCCACCTGGTGCGGCCGGTGGTCACCAACCCTGCCGATGCCGCCGGGGTGCTGCTAGGGGCGGTGGCCCACATGGAGCGGCGCTACAGGATGATGAGCCAGGTGGGTGCGCGGAACCTCGAGCAGTTCAACCAGAAGATGCGCGCTGCGGGCGAACCCACCCTGCCCTACCTGGTAATCGTGATTGACGAGCTGGCCGACCTGATGATCACCGCCCCCAAGGAAGTGGAGCAGGCCATTTTGCGCCTGGCCCAGATGGCCCGCGCCACTGGTATGCACCTGATTCTGGCCACCCAGCGCCCCTCGGTGGACATTCTCACCAGCCTGATCAAGGTCAACATCCCGGCCCGCATGGCCTTCGCGGTGTCGTCCGGGTTCGACTCCCGCACCATCCTGGATACCTACGGGGCCGAGCGGCTGGTGGGCCAGGGCGATATGCTCTTCCACCAGCCTGGCCTGCCTAAGCCGGTACGGCTGCAGGGGCCCTTCCTCTCGGAAAGCGAGGTCCACCGCATCGCAGCCTTCCTGCGCGAGCAGAGTTTTGAAGACACCTTCGCGGCCCAGTACGGCAGCGACTTCGAGGGCTCCTCGAGCCTGGGCGGAGGAAGCGGGGGGGCCGGTGAGGTCGACTTTGGCGACCCCCTTCTGAAGAGGGCTGCGGAGATCGTGATTGAAGAGGGCTACGCCTCGGTTTCGCGTCTCCAGCGAAGGCTTTCCGTGGGGCATGCCCGTGCTGGCAAGCTGGTGGACGCGCTGGAGGCCATGGGCATCGTAGGGCCCCACCAGGGCAGCAAGCCGCGGGAGGTGCTCATCACCCGCGAGCAGCTGGCCGAGTACTTTGGGCGCGACTAG
- a CDS encoding OmpH family outer membrane protein, which translates to MRNWTIVAALAFLVLGGSLLAQNRSVPTRVGYVDAEKVVQAHKDFKKVQDIRAQAERELKPLRDQAQALEAKLRAGNATAKEQQDYRIVAQSLQEAGRKWTERANAALKPITEEIDQAIARVAQQQGFAIVLDKRVAAQSGLVVYAADELDLTDAVIRALPK; encoded by the coding sequence ATGAGAAACTGGACGATTGTAGCAGCGCTGGCCTTTTTGGTCCTGGGGGGCTCCCTCTTGGCCCAGAACCGCTCCGTGCCCACCCGGGTGGGCTACGTGGACGCCGAAAAGGTGGTCCAGGCCCACAAAGACTTCAAGAAGGTGCAGGACATCCGCGCCCAGGCTGAGCGGGAGCTAAAACCCCTGCGCGACCAGGCCCAGGCCCTGGAGGCCAAGCTCAGGGCCGGCAACGCCACCGCCAAAGAACAGCAGGATTACCGCATCGTGGCCCAAAGCCTGCAGGAGGCCGGGAGGAAGTGGACCGAGCGGGCCAACGCCGCCCTCAAACCCATCACCGAGGAGATCGACCAGGCCATCGCCCGGGTAGCCCAGCAGCAGGGCTTCGCCATAGTTCTGGACAAAAGGGTGGCCGCACAGAGTGGGCTGGTGGTCTACGCGGCCGATGAGCTCGACCTCACCGACGCGGTCATCAGGGCCCTGCCCAAGTAA
- a CDS encoding OmpH family outer membrane protein produces MERFPLLAPSLAGLLLSGLLMAQDRPTAEKIGYLNVQAAVEAHPQFARVRALQAQAEGELRPLQAQLQALEGKIAAGSASQSEQQAYLNLAQQFQAAAQKWKEQGDALLMPINQEVERVLGQIAQQQGFALVLDQNVAARSGLVVYAESSLDLTPAVLAALPKP; encoded by the coding sequence ATGGAGCGCTTCCCGCTGCTTGCGCCATCGCTGGCCGGGCTGCTTCTAAGCGGCCTGCTCATGGCGCAGGACCGGCCCACCGCCGAAAAAATCGGTTACCTCAACGTCCAAGCCGCGGTGGAGGCCCACCCCCAGTTCGCCCGGGTCCGAGCCCTGCAGGCCCAGGCCGAGGGCGAGCTCAGGCCCCTCCAGGCTCAACTGCAAGCCCTGGAGGGGAAAATAGCTGCGGGCAGCGCAAGCCAGAGCGAGCAGCAGGCCTACTTGAACCTGGCCCAGCAGTTCCAGGCCGCAGCCCAGAAGTGGAAGGAGCAGGGGGATGCCCTCCTGATGCCCATCAACCAGGAAGTAGAGCGGGTGCTTGGGCAAATAGCCCAGCAGCAGGGTTTTGCCCTGGTGCTTGACCAAAACGTAGCCGCCAGAAGCGGCCTGGTGGTCTACGCGGAAAGCAGCCTCGACCTGACGCCTGCTGTCCTGGCCGCCCTACCCAAACCCTGA